From the genome of Triticum aestivum cultivar Chinese Spring chromosome 3B, IWGSC CS RefSeq v2.1, whole genome shotgun sequence, one region includes:
- the LOC123064943 gene encoding uncharacterized protein, whose translation MRITELLLVVYLIICTMSDTNATSASQEENVLKRKSDDVGWEYGSLADASNKDKVKYMFYNHVSTGGVYRHKQHVAHIGNVVVKCKKSSQEAKDRCKKSLEDASNKRREKTAREQELRQSVNISRVGDEEAAHIGSTEPHKLGPIDKWAQPIDPKLTQAEALHQQKINKEFWKKRTHEVQQYVARWVYNHAIPFNACDNDDFKLMCEAIGRFGPGFEPPSKHDLRETLLSEEHARVKSLLQERDAEKMKNGCSIMTDAWSDRKRRSIMNLCTNNADGSSFISSSEMSAVSTQVKSSSN comes from the exons ATGCGAATTACTGAGCTATTACTTGTTGTGTATTTGATTATTTGTACGATGTCCGACACAAATGCAACATCGGCATCGCAGGAAGAGAATGTCCTTAAGAGAAAGTCAGATGATGTGGGATGGGAGTACGGGAGTCTAGCTGATGCTTCCAACAAGGATAAAGTGAAGTATATGTTCTATAACCATGTGAGCACGGGAGGTGTTTATCGTCACAAGCAGCATGTGGCTCATATTGGTAATGTTGTGGTCAAATGCAAGAAAAGCTCTCAGGAAGCTAAAGACAGGTGCAAGAAATCTCTTGAGGATGCATCTAATAAGAGGAGGGAAAAGACTGCCCGTGAGCAAGAGCTTAGACAAAGTGTGAACATTTCTCGCGTTGGAGATGAAGAAGCTGCTCATATCGGAAGCACAGAGCCACACAAATTAGGTCCTATTGACAAGTGGGCACAGCCTATTGATCCTAAATTGACTCAAGCTGAAGCCTTGCATCAACAGAAGATAAACAAGGAATTTTGGAAAAAGAGAACACATGAAGTGCAACAGTATGTGGCTAGATGGGTGTACAATCATG CTATACCATTCAATGCTTGTGACAACGATGATTTCAAGTTAATGTGTGAAGCCATTGGGAGGTTTGGTCCTGGATTTGAGCCGCCATCTAAACATGACCTTCGAGAGACTTTGCTGAGTGAGGAACATGCAAGAGTGAAGAGTTTGCTGCAAGAACGTGATGCTGAAAAGATGAAGAATGGCTGCTCCATTATGACTGATGCTTGGTCAGATAGGAAGAGGAGAAGCATAATGAACTTGTGCACAAACAATGCTGATGGTTCTAGTTTTATAAGTTCGAGTGAGATGTCGGCTGTATCGACACAAGTGAAGTCATCTTCCAATTAG